The region CAATCCGCTTTGCCGCGTTGAGCGATCGCCGGTACGCTGTGCTGAGCAAGCGCTACCAGGAGGCTTCGCCTAGTCAGGTCTATGGCGCCGCACTGCTAATGCGGTTTGGGTCTTAAGCCCATCCGGGGTTCAAATCCCCGAGCCTCCGCAGTTCAGAGCCCCTCTCGTCCTCACCGACGAGAGGGGCTTTTTGATCTCCACAGGGCCTCTGGTTGCAGTTCTGGTTGCAGTTGCCTTCAGTCCTCGCCTTATACGGGGCCGCCCCAAGCGCTGCTCGCCGCGTTCGGTGGCTTCCGCGTGAACGGCCGGGGCTCGTTCTCGGGTGTGGCGACGAGATCCCCACCCTCGCGCTAGTTGTACGCCATCCTTCGCCCCGTATCGTCCGCATCAGTGATCCCGTCTGCGCGAGAAGGGACCGGCATGTCCGACGACGTGGTACGACACGTTTTCCGATCAGTCGATTCGTTCGATCCTGAGGAGTTCGGGCGACTGCTGGCCGAGGACGCCACGCTGGTGTTCGGGAACGCCGAGCCGCTGGCGGGACGTGAATCCATTGTCGCCGGGCTCCGGGAGTTCTACTCCATCATCGGCGGCCTGCGGCACCGGGTCGTCCGGAACTGGCAGGTGGACGCCGACATCATCGCCGAGACCGAGGTGACCTACCGGAGGCTCGACGGCAGGGACGCGAGCGCCGTAGCCGTGTCGATCTGGCGCACCCGCGACGACGGCCTGATCTCCGACTACCGCATATTCGTCGATCTTGCCCCCATTTACGCGGTCTGATGGATCGGCTCGGCCGCGAAATCCGTTCGCCCTGGACCGGACGCCGCTGACATACCCCGGCGGCGTGACAGCGGACACTGCCCCGAACCTGGCGGTCGGCAACGACGACCCCGAGCTGAGCAAGCGACTCGACGACGCGCTGACCGACAGCCGCAAACAGGGATGGGGCAGCGAGACCCCGTTCTTCTCCGCCAGTTCGTCCGAGATAGCCCAGGAGTTGTCCGACGCACTCGAGATCCACCACTTCTGGAGCCGATACCCGGGATGACGAGGAGCTGGAGCGACAAGCCCTACTCCTCTCCCGGGAAGACCACCCTGGATTGCGGGCTGTTCAGCCAATCCAGGTCCAGGTAGGCGCCGCTGTCCACCTCGACCAGTGACATCGCGCGTGCATGTGACAACCGGCCCCTCCACCTCGGATTCCTCGATGCCGAAGCCGGGCCCCTCAACCGACGCGGCCACATCTTCGATGCCCATCGGCTCGACGAGTGGCTGGACGACCGTCCAGGACAACCCGGCTTCAAGGAACTGGGCGACGTCAAGCAGACGCTGGTAGTGCGCGACGAGATCTTCATGTGCCATGGTCAAATGATCACAGGCTGGCTCTCATCGGGGCCAACCTCGACCCCGTGGTCGTCGGCTGCGTGACGGCGATCCGCCGGTTTCTCGACGCCGGTACGGCCGGGGCGATCGTCAACGTCTCGTCCCACCAAGCGCGGCGGCCGGTGCGCGGCTCCCCAATGTACGCGACGGCGAAGGCCGCGAAACGGCGCGACCGTTCCCGTCGACGGCGGACGGTCGGTGCTCGGATGCGACCCCGAAGAGGCGTGAGTCACACCGATCAGGCGAGGCCCTCGGCCGTACGTCGGCGGAGTGGCGCCTCGTGGGCGGAGTCGGTGCACAGCGTCAGGGTCAGCCCGGTCGTGTCTGCATCGCCGGCCGCCCCGGCCAGTACGGCCAGCAGGGTGGCGAACTGTTCGGCGGGTTCGGCGGTGAGCAGGTCCTCAGCGTGCTCGACGACCAGATGGACCTTCCCGATGTCGCGGAGCGAGTCGGTCAGCGCGTCCCAGTTGTGGCCGAAGTAGCCGGGGAGGCGCAGCACCCGCGCCACCTCCGCGAAGAAGGCGGCACGGGTACGGCAGGCCCGCCCGTCGACGACCGCCGGGGCCCGGCCGGTGGTGATCGTGAGCCATGCGGGCAGCGGACGCGGGGCGGAGGCCATGAGAGATCCCTAGAGCCGGTAGAAGTCGGTGTAGTGGTTCGGCGAGAACCAGGTCACGCCGGTGCTCCGGTTGACGACGATCCGGTAGGCGTCCCGCGCGGCGCCGTTCGCCCGGGAGTACACGTCGTACTCGTAGTAGGTGGCACCGCTGGGCAGCTGGCCCTCTCTGTTGTAGAAACGGCCGCCGGTGTAGTTGTACCTGCCGTCCGGCCAGGAGTACCAGCCGGCGCTGGTCGGGTATCCCTTCCCGGCCCAGATCGCGTTGACCGAGCGCGCGTCGGCGCAGCGGGAGATGGTGCAGGAACCGTAGACCGCCGCCTGGGCGGGAACGGTTCCGGTCACCGCGGTCAGGGACACGACGGCGGCGATCAGGGCGATGAACCGGGCCGGCCAGGACGACCGGAAGCGTCGCGGAGTCCGCACGAGACCTCCTTGCAGAGGCGAGGGGGATGGACAATCGCCAGCATCACCCCGAAATCGGGTCCAACCAAGGTAAAGATCGCCAAAGGTATGGTGAACTCCCGGCCGCGTCGCCGTACACGCTTGGTTCCTCGTGAACGGGCGGGTGGGTATGACACCTGATAACGAGTATGCCCGGATGGTCGAGTACCGATCAGCCGGTGCTCGCCGCCGGGCGAGGATCGGGGGATCCGATGCTGAGATCGCTCATCGCCACGGTCACGACTGTGGCCGCGACGCTGTCAGGGGTCACCGCCGCACACGCCGCACCACCGGATGCCAGCGACAAGGACAAGGCGTTCCTGGTCAGCGCGCATCAGGACAACCTCACGGAGATCCAGGGCGGGCAGACCGCCGAGAAGCAGGCCGCGAGCCAGGCCGTCAAGAACGCCGGAAGCCGGTTCGTCAAGGACCACACAGCCCTCGACGAGCAGGTCAGGAAGGTCGCCACCGAGTACGGGGTGGACCTGCCGAGTCAGCCGACGGAGAAACAGCAGGCCGAACTGCGGAAGTTCGCCGCCAAGAGCGGCATCGCGTTCGACCGGGCCTGGATTCCGGCGCAGGTCGAGGATCACCGCGCGACCCTGGCGGCGCTGGACAAGGAGGCGTCGACCGGTTCCTCCGAGAAGGTGCGGCAGCTCGCCCGGGACGCCATACCGGTGGTGAAGGGCCACCTCAACCTCGTGGAGAGCATCCAGCGTGGCGGGTGAGGGCCGGTGCCGGCCGGGACGGAACACCTGGCCGGCACGTCCCCGGCACCCCTGAGCCACTGATCCGTCGCGGGGACGGCGCTCACCGGAACAGCGTCACGATCAGCCAGATGACCAGCGCCCAGAAGACCAGACCCGCGATCACGGCCGCGACGAGTCCACGAAGGCGGTACCGCCTGCCGGGCGGGCCTGGTGGCTCGTTCACGTTCCCTCCTGCGGGGCGGCCCGGTGTCCGCCTGCGTGCCCTGTCGTTCTACCCCCGGTCACGCGCCCTTTCCGTCGCGTACCAGAGTGTGACGGTAACGGAGAGCGACGGCGTGGCAAGGATCCCCTGAGGACCAGTGTGCGCATCGGCGGCGCGGCAAGGTAGCCATGCGGCCACTTCCAGACAGCCGTTCGTCGCCGGCTCCTGCCGGGCGCGAACGGTCCCGCGTACGGGCGGCTTGACCGTGCGCAGGGCGGATTATTGGCACAAGCAGGGGTGAGGGGTCTGGTAGAGTTACACGCGTTGCCGAGCACAGCAGGTGATCAGGCAGCCAGGCGGCCGTAGCTCAATGGATAGAGCATCTGACTACGGATCAGAAGGTTAGGGGTTCGAGTCCTCTCGGCCGCGCCACATGGAAGCCCAGGTCATCTTTCGATGACCTGGGCTTTTCTTGTGCCTGCAAAGACTCGCAGTGTCCGGCGGCGTCCGACTGCGAACGGGTGTCTGCGGCTGATCATTCCCAATGCGTTCCCGAGGTTGACCTGATCCTGGGCTGGCGAGAGCTGGTGGACGAGATCAACGAGGCTCTGCAATTTTCGAACATAGTGCCGACTGTTCCTCTATGATCGATCACATGCCCCCCCGTCGTGCCCTCAACGACTCAGACGCCCTATGGGTCCTGGACAAGGCCAACTCTGGCGAGATGACGCAGGCAGAGCTAGCTGCCGAGTTCGGCGTCTCGCTGCCGATGATTAACGCGCTAGTGCAGGGACGGACGTACAAGCACCTCCATGGTCGAGAACGCGGTGATCGCCGGCCGCTAAGCGAAGAGCGGTTTGGATTCCCTGTGACTCCCGAACGTCGGCGAGAACAGGAGGCTCGCTTTTGGGTGCGGGTTAATAGATCTGGTGGTTCTGACGCCTGCTGGCCGTTCGTAGGCGCCAAGCCTGGTAGGTACGGGTTGCTTGGGCTCGGTAATTACCTGGTTGGAAGTACGGCTGCGTTCGTAGTGGCATATAGCCTGGCTCGTGGCCTGAGTCAGGCTCCCGACTCGGCCTATGTGATCCGCCATCTTTGCAACAACAAGCCATGTTGCAATCCGGCTCATTTGCTCCTCGGTACTCATCGCGAGAACCAGATGGACAGGCTTGCTGCTGAGAGAGAGGGGATCCTTGGCCCCAAAATTGTAGAAGACCCCGTGGCACCGCCCGAGGGTGGGTGGATTGTTGCTGTCGGCGATCCGGATGAACTGGAACGGGCGGCGCGAGCCTCGGAATTCTGGCAGCGGGTCGATAAATCAGGCGGTGAGGAGTCATGTTGGCCTTGGATAGGGGGGACGAGAAATCAATTCGGCTATGGGCAGATGAAGTGGAATGGTGCGACCATGACCGCCCATCGCATCGCCTATCTTCTACACAACAAACTCAACCCTGAAGATGTCCCTCGGGCTACTCATATTCGTCATCGCTGTCCGCCGGGTGGGTCACCCAGAGACTGCAATAACCCTAGGCATCTCATCTCTGGAACCGCTGCCGATAATAGGGCGGATTGCAAAGAGGATGGAAACATCCCGATGGGTGAGAACCATCATAATGGGCGCAAGTTTCCGGACGTTATGATCCGTGGGCTTCGCGAGAGTTACTGGAGCACCCCTGTTGACTTGCGGCCGACTCTCACGGACATCGCACGCAAGCATGGTGCTGCAATCAATACTATCTCTAATTGGCTCACTGGCGAGAGCAGGCCCTCTGCGGGCGGACCGACAGCGAAGCTTCGATAGACGAGCGGGCCTGTCGCGCACGTGGACAGGCCCGTATAAGTACTGCTTGTTTACTGCTTCAGAATGTCACTGATTCTCTTCATTGCAGCCTCCTCTTGTCCTGCCAGGCATTTAGCGTAGGTCCGCAAGAGAACCTCGACGCTGTTGCCTGCCCATTGAGCTACCTGGGTCGCCGGAACGCCGGCACTGAGCCACGTAGAGAGGCAGGCATGCCGAAGGTCATAGGGTCGTCTGGCGAGGGGCGAGGCGTACTCTTCGGGCGTCAAGGCGTCCTGTCGCGCTCTGTCCCAGATCCGTTGGATAGTGCTCGTGGCAACGATGCCGCCGTTCGCCCCGTGGAAGACGCGCCCGCCGGGGCCAGCACCGTGCTCCTTGAGATGCTTCCGTAGGATGGCCACTAAATCCGGTGGGCAGGGCACTGGCCGGCTCTCGCCTTCTGCGCGATGCTTCAAGCCGCGCTTGTCACGTTGTTGTCCGGAGTCGGTCCATTCCTTGCCAGCGTGTGGCGTTGCGGCCGTCAGGTACAGCTCGCCCCACTCGTCAGTGGCATCCGGGAGCCTCGCGTCCTTCTCCCGCAGGTTCACGGCTTCCTCTGGTCGCAATCCTGCGTAGTAGAGCGTGGCGAAGAATGGCATGAGCAAGGCGCCGCTCGGCTTCTGGCTTGCCACAGCGGAGAGAAGGGCGCGGGCCTGGTCAGGGTTGACCACCGAGCGTCGGTCAACCTGAAGCGTCGTCTTGGTGACCTTCCACTTGAGATCCGGAATCGGGTTTTTGTCGAGCAACCCGAGTTCCACCGCGTAGGCCAGGGCATTGGACAGTATGACGCGATGTCGTCTGTTCGAGCTGGCGGCTACGCGCTTGCCGTCCAAGCGGGTTGTTGCGGCGTTGAGCAGCGCTCGCGCAGTTGCAGCAGCCGAGAGCGCCGACACTCGTAGGGAGTTCCGCTCGACCCATTCGAGGATTCCGCGTGTTCTCTCTGGGCAGTTCGGACGCTCTTTGGTGTTGAATCCCCAGCGTCGGAGTGCCGTGCGGAGTTCCTTTGAGTTGTACGGGCAGGCGGTGGAGTCGAGCATGCCGAATGTAGCCATCGTGAGCGCGTACGCGATGCCGGCACGATGCTTGGCGGATGCGTCGGTCCATTTCATATCCACGAACTTGCAGGCGAAGCTGTACCAACTCATGTCGGGCCGGTCGGCCCGTGCCCAGGAAACAGGCTCTCCGGTGGCAAGGTTGAAGGGCTCGCCGCTCCTCGCGGCAGTGACCAACTTGCTTCGGAAGGCGTCGGCTTGCGCTTCCTTCGGGAACGGCCTCTTCCACATGAGCCCTGCGGTTCGCCACAGGACGCGGTATGAGGTGACCGTTCCCTTGGTGTTCTTGCGATTTTCGATCTTGTAGACGCGGACATTGAACGTCGTGTTGCTCATTAGGCGGCGTCCTCCAGGGTGGCGAGCCAGCGGTCAAGGTCGGCGCGGCGGATGCGTAGATCGCCGTTGGGGAGCTTGATGCATCTCGGGGCGCGGCCTTTGGCGCGCCAGTCGTAGAAGGTTGATCGGGAGATCCGCAGTTCGGCGCAGACCTCGGCG is a window of Microbispora sp. NBC_01189 DNA encoding:
- a CDS encoding HNH endonuclease, producing MINALVQGRTYKHLHGRERGDRRPLSEERFGFPVTPERRREQEARFWVRVNRSGGSDACWPFVGAKPGRYGLLGLGNYLVGSTAAFVVAYSLARGLSQAPDSAYVIRHLCNNKPCCNPAHLLLGTHRENQMDRLAAEREGILGPKIVEDPVAPPEGGWIVAVGDPDELERAARASEFWQRVDKSGGEESCWPWIGGTRNQFGYGQMKWNGATMTAHRIAYLLHNKLNPEDVPRATHIRHRCPPGGSPRDCNNPRHLISGTAADNRADCKEDGNIPMGENHHNGRKFPDVMIRGLRESYWSTPVDLRPTLTDIARKHGAAINTISNWLTGESRPSAGGPTAKLR
- a CDS encoding barstar family protein; translated protein: MASAPRPLPAWLTITTGRAPAVVDGRACRTRAAFFAEVARVLRLPGYFGHNWDALTDSLRDIGKVHLVVEHAEDLLTAEPAEQFATLLAVLAGAAGDADTTGLTLTLCTDSAHEAPLRRRTAEGLA
- a CDS encoding ribonuclease domain-containing protein is translated as MRTPRRFRSSWPARFIALIAAVVSLTAVTGTVPAQAAVYGSCTISRCADARSVNAIWAGKGYPTSAGWYSWPDGRYNYTGGRFYNREGQLPSGATYYEYDVYSRANGAARDAYRIVVNRSTGVTWFSPNHYTDFYRL
- a CDS encoding DUF4142 domain-containing protein, with the translated sequence MLRSLIATVTTVAATLSGVTAAHAAPPDASDKDKAFLVSAHQDNLTEIQGGQTAEKQAASQAVKNAGSRFVKDHTALDEQVRKVATEYGVDLPSQPTEKQQAELRKFAAKSGIAFDRAWIPAQVEDHRATLAALDKEASTGSSEKVRQLARDAIPVVKGHLNLVESIQRGG
- a CDS encoding nuclear transport factor 2 family protein, giving the protein MSDDVVRHVFRSVDSFDPEEFGRLLAEDATLVFGNAEPLAGRESIVAGLREFYSIIGGLRHRVVRNWQVDADIIAETEVTYRRLDGRDASAVAVSIWRTRDDGLISDYRIFVDLAPIYAV
- a CDS encoding helix-turn-helix domain-containing protein is translated as MTAPRDKLTLAEVCAELRISRSTFYDWRAKGRAPRCIKLPNGDLRIRRADLDRWLATLEDAA
- a CDS encoding tyrosine-type recombinase/integrase — translated: MSNTTFNVRVYKIENRKNTKGTVTSYRVLWRTAGLMWKRPFPKEAQADAFRSKLVTAARSGEPFNLATGEPVSWARADRPDMSWYSFACKFVDMKWTDASAKHRAGIAYALTMATFGMLDSTACPYNSKELRTALRRWGFNTKERPNCPERTRGILEWVERNSLRVSALSAAATARALLNAATTRLDGKRVAASSNRRHRVILSNALAYAVELGLLDKNPIPDLKWKVTKTTLQVDRRSVVNPDQARALLSAVASQKPSGALLMPFFATLYYAGLRPEEAVNLREKDARLPDATDEWGELYLTAATPHAGKEWTDSGQQRDKRGLKHRAEGESRPVPCPPDLVAILRKHLKEHGAGPGGRVFHGANGGIVATSTIQRIWDRARQDALTPEEYASPLARRPYDLRHACLSTWLSAGVPATQVAQWAGNSVEVLLRTYAKCLAGQEEAAMKRISDILKQ